One Hyperolius riggenbachi isolate aHypRig1 chromosome 12, aHypRig1.pri, whole genome shotgun sequence genomic window, CCCACAATGCTGTCTCAGAGGTTTATAAGCAAAAACTAAagttagccatacatctagcgattttgcatcAAGTAGTGACTAATCGATTTACTTTATTGGGTAATCAACTACAGTGTGGTTAATTGACAGTTGAATGACTAGTGgctagggccggttctagactttttgccgcctgaggcaaacttgttagAACCGATGaaagctgtgggtgtggggggACGCCGagttggagggggtagcgggcaggaaggaggTATCGGGCatatcggcggggagaggggtcggacccccccttcacctgggtcccccgatctgcgctccccctctagcttcaaAGTGCAGCAGCGAGCGTATTAAtaggaggcagcgggcggggatggctcacctcttccgcgttccagcgtgcgttccactgtcgtcacttcctgcattgccgcccactgtattgtaactggacggcattgcaggaagtgacgactgtggaacgcacgctggaacgcggaagaggtgagccatccccgcccgctgtctcCTATTTatatgctgctgctgcacttTAAAGCTAGATGGgaacgcagatcgggggacccaggtgaaggggggtccgacccctctccctgcagctgtgcccaataccccctttctgcccgctacccattCCAGCTTGGCAGACCCCCactctttgccgcctgaggaacctacctcaccccgcctcatgggcgaacTGGCCctgctagtggcccacacaccacAAGCAATATCCTATGTGATTCACTTTCACTGATCGATCTGAATGAAGTTGTGCCTCCATGTTCTAAATCTACAAATTGATTCATTGTCGATCAAATTCATGTGAACAATAGCCGTATTGACCGATATCTTCCAACCTGCTCGATCAATAAATCGATGCAATTTGCCCAGATATCAGTCAattatagggatgctcattcggattccacagaAATTGAATTTTCCGAATTTCCAAATTGGAGTttggcatttccgatcggaaaatgGAATTCCCCGGAAATCAGATTTACCGCAACTTGGTAATTGTAGTCCAATCTCAAACTTTAGAAGCATTGGAACAATCAGAGAGTGCAGCATTTTTCACACAAATAAGATTACTGCAATAATTTTAGACCCATCACAAGATTCCGTTTTTCgattttccgattttttttttgtattttctgatgcaaaaaaaaataaaaataaaatactccTTGAAAATTGGAAACCGGAAAAAATCGGAAATTAGAAAAATTGAAAATAGGAAAAACttaaatcagaaattggcatttgcgGAAATCAGAATTACCGTGGAATCGAAactgggcatttctgaccatccctaatcaacTGTCAATCGCACAAACTCTATTCTCTCTTTTTTCAATAGAATTATTGAATTGGTTGGTCGATTGGGCTGCTACAtccctagatgtatggccactttaaaggatacccaaagtgacatgtgacatgatgagatagacgtgtatgtacagtgcctagcacacaaataactatgctgtgttcctttttttctttctttacctgaaagagttaaatatcaggtatgtaagtggcttactcagtcctgactcagacaggaagtgactatagtgtgaccctcactgataagaaattccaactataaaacactttcttagcagaaaatagcttctgagagcaggaaagagataaaaagggtcaataggtcatagattttagctctggcatacttcaatgaatgtgtcattgagcaaaaacaataaaacttaaaaagtagatttaaacataaaactgtggaatatcttaaaaaaatcatttttaggagaaggaagatagatacaattgtttatttcattagtgtaTTTTCGCTTCGAGTGTCCTTTAAATGTGCAGGGTCAGATAAAGTATCAGATCCAGTAAATGCCAttttctgaggcctggaacccactacaagtcgCAAATCGCTCTCACAATCGCCAGCAtttttaattagcattttgtaagtgatttcatgagcttTTTCCTGCGATTTTGGCAGCGATTTTAaatagtgtaagctttttgccagcgattgtgatagcaatttgcgattttaattctaattagttgtttcaatttttttttttttcagtttgcggTCATTTCAAGTTGCACACAAATCGATATGTGTAGCGAtttatgagcgatttgccagcgcttcaataatTTATATTGAAGCGCAAACCCTCCCAAAATGCTTCATGTCCTGtgattgtgattttgctaatcgcaatcgctattgTGGAATttgctacatttatttacattggcagagctgttagggaaatcgctagcgatttaactACCTCAAGACCGCTCCACACTcactggggctgcattttgcaggagatcgcactcaggctgcgcgcgcatcttctgctcggggggcggagctccacccagatttcagtctctgagcggcaattgccgctcgggagacttagtctttacatgtagtacagcgctgcgaatagcagcagcgctgtactggggactgccgtatgacatggctgtccccctgggggacaagagggcgatcggctctcataggcagaagcctatgacagccgatctccaggactggctgcctgcagtgagggagggaggtaaaagggaaacaaaataaataggtaattttaataaaataataataaaaaaaaaacataaatatttataaaaaataaataaaactaaacacggggggggggggggggggggggatcacttgtgtgctgtgttgtgtggccctgcagcttggccttaaagctgcagtggccaattaaacaaaacatagcctggtctttaaggggggggggggggggtttagcactaGGGCTGTGCAAAttcggatccgggagatacccggatagttgctttcTGGATATCTCGCAGTAAACCTGTAAGGGGTGGGCGacagggtcaatcttacctgtgtgACGTCTTCTTTCttcatccctcggcgcctcccacgatgcgttccaatccggcgtcacgtgattacaaacacttcctccttcaacctggaaggaggaagtgtttgtgatcACGTGACCGTCGCTTGGACCGAATCGTGGGAGGCGTCGAGGGACAGACcgtagaagacgtcagacaggtaagattgaccccccccccgcccaggtaactgggagatatctggatatcagctatccggatgtctcccggaacggatttgagcagccctgcttagcactgtgatcctgaagtggttaaagtgctccCTAGATGCTCagaaaaaagcgctctagtgggttccagccctgagatgAAGTGAGGGAAAattgaacctagcctaaggcctggaacccactaaaaagcgcaaagtgctatcgcaatcactagcgatttgtgattttgggAGTGTTTTCCCTGCACCCATACAATTTATAAgagtggaaacgctcccaaaatgctgcatgtcctgcgattgctctagtggaatctgtcccatccatttacattggcagagcgtttgggGAAATCACTAGTGATTGAAAGCGATCCCTGAGCActcaaaaaagcaaaaaaatgctctagtgggttccaggcctaatccaGGTTTGCATTAATTAAATAATATCCTGGTTTAGTTCCCAGTGCCTAATAGCATGCTTACTTTGTCTGTGGTTAGGAGGAGTTCCCCGAGAGGACTCAGAGATTACATCTTCTAGCCTGTGAGAAAAACAAAAAGCAGAGGAGTCAAAGAAAAACCACAAACTACCACCACAAaaactctaagggctctttcacactaagacgttgcgtttgatgcgacgttaaggtcgcataatgtgcccctaacgcaacgcatgttagctttgaagttggacgttacattgcactgcgttatgcgtctcttgatgcgtacgtgatgcgtattttttgacgcatacggattgAACGAAAACGGCGTatgcggcacatttaaaaaacaaaaaactttactgagcacgtgcaaacagtctaacgcagccaaaTACGAGTATATCGCACAgtacgctgcactttcatttaacgtgcagcgttatactcctatgcaatgtgggcactgtgaacagcccattgatttttcattactgtgcggtgggctgcgttacaggctgctctaacctgcgcctgtaacgtctcactgtgaaagcagcctaagctcTGCTGAATACTGAAAATCTATAACAGCAGGTCATTTGGCAGCCCCGGCTGCCTGGTACAATGggtgctgcactgcaatgctcaTTGCGGCCATGATGGCGCCTCATTTATCTGACTTtccgattttatttatttattttttattttattttttgcattctctgattaaaaaaaaaaacaccctaaaatcGTAGATTGGAAAAACAGGAAATTGGGCAAACGGTAAATTGGAATTTCTGCTGAATCGGAGATCGACATTTCCAAACATTCCTAATGCTGAAATTCAATCCCTAATTAAGAAAAAGCCCCACCTCCTTTCCATCTCCTAGTTTCTTggtaaacaggaagtgacatcactgttgTTTGCAGCTGCCATTGTGGATTGGAGGAGGAGTAGTAGGCCACAGTGGCCAGAACTCTAATCCTGGACCTTCATGGTTAGAAATGCAGTCTTGGTCGGAAGTTACAGATAACTATACTTACATGTATAAGTACACAAGTCCCtcaccccctcctccctctggccTACAATGAAGGTGCTGGATGATCCCCAATGCCTACGACATACCATATATCTAAattaaaagtaccaaaaggtaagtTAAGTTTATTCAATGTTTGTCTTTTGTGGTAAGTGTACTCAATGTACGTATTTCGTTAACCAAATATTGTAAATGAGGTTAATGTGTGTACTGGCAGATGAGTTCAGAACAACCATGCTGATGTCTCAGATCTCAATGAAGttcagtaaaacatttcccacctgTTCTCCTCTTCATCCATAAGAAGACCGTATGTTCTTATTTCCATCTCTAGAAGGTCCTTCAGATAGTACAGCAGTCTGCTGTCAGAGGTCAGTTTATCAGCTTCCGATCTTACTTTGGTCAACTCATTTTCTAGTCTAAATACAATTCTCTGGATATTTTCCAGATGGGAGATGTAGCCAGTCTCAATGTCATGCAATGCTACCTCTTGGGTGGATTTCTGTTgacaaacaaaacacaaaaaccaGCTAAACCAAATCTGTCTATTCattgagaataaaaaaaaaaaaacaattatctcTGTGAAAACTCTAAACATTTTATCCACTTGTGAAACTTATGTCCAAGAACCAAGTTGAAATTGGCTACaatacttttaaaaactgacaacAGGCACTACTTTATCACATGCTACAAATTTCACATTGACAATCATTGCTACTGTGAAAAaacgcggagcagtgcttttcagcgctgctacctttgggcgcagccagcgccgccatagactgtaatgggaatcagtctatagcggcgctcagtgaggaaggtcggctccgtcagaagacggagccgaagttgcttaaaaaacacaataattcggcctccagcaatcgctggaagccgaattatttcattcccccactatccatggtggcctggagggggaatagtaattaaaacgccccggacttgtgcagaagcaggaccagccatataacagctggatcctgcgcccaagtgtaCCAGCGCCAAATTCACATGTACGCGAAAAAACGCCCACATGTATAATGCAGACCAACATGCTATTGATTGAGAAAGCGTTTGCATTTCCTGATGAGTCAGTGTGAACCCTCCCTGACACTAgctctgcatggggctgggagcacacttgtctgttttcatGCCCGTTTTCTGCACAGGAATATGTGTGTTTTTAGCATGCAGAAAATAACTGACAACAGTGCAGCATGGTGTGTGTTTTTGCTAtcagttaggcctcctttccacgaactgttgagaggcattaggcagtgaaatgcctctcaaactctcacttctgcctggtacctgcttgttgctgcctggtaactgctttctgctgcctggtaactgcttgctgagcacacagctcaacagtccttggaaaggaggcctaacactCTCggctataaaaaaaaagtgcacatatttttccacatacaagctcacatggtgtgcagaaaaacatatacagaaaactgacagacaagtgcgCTCCCAGCCTGAAACAGATCTAATGCAGTTTGGAATCAAGGCAATCAAATGCAGTTACACCAGATtacggatggtcaatgaaatggtgaCAATTCCATATTGATGTCAATTGTATGCTAATTCTATGCACATTTttacagcttggaattggaccaatcaaatataGCCACGGTTTGTGTTTTGATGCcccgactagggatggtcaatgaaatgcaaataattccgagctggtgcagggttatgcaaaattggcatgcaaatgtatgcagctaaaAAATGGATCACCACTTTGGCAGGATTCaattgcccttttttcatgcagcatacatttgcatatacaatatgtataatcctgtatcaacttggtagtatttgcatctcattgcccatctCTGCTACTGCATTGCAGGAGCTCCACAGGTGGGCTCCTTAGCTCAGCCTATCAACTGTTATCTGGCCACAGAGCAATCAGTCTGCTGTGCAGAGCGTTGCTGGAGGTAAGGTTTGGTGTAAGCTCTTGGGGGATGTGGTATATAGAAGTGAGATATGCTGTAATGAATAACCACAGATAGGTTtagggcccagtgcacaccaaaaaccgctagctagaggtttttgaagcagattttcagagcgattctaggcatgattCTAAGCATGCCTAACATTTTTTGgagagtttttgtgtagcagatttcatatattgttacagtaaagctgttactgaacagcttctgaatcaaaacgcctggaaaaccactctgatctagcggttttccacatagttacatagttattttggttgaaaaaagacatacgtccatggaGTTCAATCACTTTCCtacactttaacattgaggcagaaacgcctccgaaatctaaaaaatgctgcagcccccgagtttgcgtttgtggaaaaaatgaaccgctctggtgtgcaccagctcattgaaatacattacccaagcagttttcaaaccgctagcgtgTTTAAAAACGCTCATGAACCTCTCCAGCTCCAGCCCTAAGACTGGATTCCCACGCGTCTGCTTTTCTATGCACTTTCTGcataggaaaactgagaaccaattttTAAATGGACCTTGAGCGCTAAATGAAAACAAAATTTGGtcttacctgggggttcctccaggcCCCTGGAGCCGGCTAGGTCCTTTGGCATCCTCTTCTCCCCTCTCCTagtcctgctggcggctccagAAATTGCCCACTCTCGCGTTAAGTCGCATCTGTGCACCATCACACTGTTCACGGTAAGGTTCCTGCGCAGTTCTTtaaagactgaaccgcgcatgcgcagggggCTTACGGCGACCGGTGTGATGGCGCAATGGGTGCACATGTGCGACTTCCCCCTAGAGTCGCCGATTACCAGAGTCGCCAGCGGgagcgagagaagggagaggatgcTGGAGGACCACGTGggctaaggggggggggtggaggaatgGTAACcccaaatttcatttttatttagcgctcagagtccctttaaaggtgaactgaagtaagaggtatacggaggctgccatattcatttccttttaatcaacagcagttgcctggcagccctgctggtctattttttctgcagtagtatctgaataacaccagaaacatgcatgcagctagtcttgtcagatctgactttaaagtctgaaacacctgaataTTTGCTACTACCACCAAgatctgcttgttcaggggctatggctaatagtattaaaggcagaggctcagcagggctgtcaggcaactggtattgcttaaaaggaaataaacatggcagcctccatatacctctcttcagttcccctttaattcacACACTAATACATTTATCACATGCAGAGAAAcagctgacagcaatgcagcactgtcagaAACCTCATGCTGAAAAAGTGTACTCCGAAAACTGATGGagtagtgtgaatccagcctcagtctatatagagatggtcaattaggactcattcacactacaagagcgttTCCAagagctttgtgatttgaaacgctcttgctaatgttatcctatgtgagtgttcacactggagtgatgtgatttggtaaaaatcccccatagcattgcattagcaagagcttttaaaatctctagcattttAAAATGCtctttcagggctggtgcacaccgagcggctttttcagcgtttctgcagccgcttgcggctgcggatccgcttggtcaatgtatctcaatggggtggtgcacaccagagcggggggcgttttgcagaaacgaaaaatgccagggtgaggcattttttggattgcgggtgcatttctgcctcaatgttaagtataggaaaaacgcaaaccgctctgaaaaacggcacttcagagcggttttgcaggcgtttttgttacagaagctgttcagtaacagctttactgtaacaatatatgaaatctactatactgaaaaccgcagcagcaatccgcaaaacgctagcaaaacgccatagaaaaattaaaaaaagcgtttcaaaatctgctagcattttgcggatctgctagcgggttttggtgtgcaccagcccgtagTGTAAATCAGTCCTTAGATACAGATTGTATGTAGTCTGGATCTGGAACACTGAAATACACTTTCTATTATTCCGAGATGTTCCAGacatgcatataatttacatcatGCAAATATGAGCAGGAAAAATTCCCAAACTTGATTTAGCAAACTTGGCTAAGTTTCGCATAGCAGAAATGTTGCAAAATTGCAACCATAATTTAGTTTTttctgcattgaagtgtatgGGGACAATTttgggaagcgggaaaaaagggcgcatgccgctagtggacaaaaagggcgccgccattcactctcataataaatagcgtttaatgggcgccgagcaggaaaaaagggcgcaggacataaataacgtttacaactggcgccaggagatttttaatgatttataagtgtgcttgtggtgatttacgtttataaaatgcacccgtgccgaataacgtttataaaaatactaaacatatttatcttatttaactaattaaaacattatttaaagttttatcccatactgtttgtaaaacattattattcacaaaataaagcgatcagtacgtaacgtaaattgcaaaatattttttgcatccacaattagtaaaacattattatccacataataaaggggggtcttaggtttaggcaccaccaggggggtcttaggttt contains:
- the LOC137541905 gene encoding keratin, type I cytoskeletal 18-like isoform X1 is translated as MLRRTVQDLEIELDVHRSLKSTQEVALHDIETGYISHLENIQRIVFRLENELTKVRSEADKLTSDSRLLYYLKDLLEMEIRTYGLLMDEEENRLEDVISESSRGTPPNHRQMFLCLISESKFSITKDLLLGELATRRSKHRLNETRENN
- the LOC137541905 gene encoding keratin, type I cytoskeletal 18-like isoform X2, which translates into the protein MLRRTVQDLEIELDVHRSLKSTQEVALHDIETGYISHLENIQRIVFRLENELTKVRSEADKLTSDSRLLYYLKDLLEMEIRTYGLLMDEEENRLEDVISESSRGTPPNHRQKSKFSITKDLLLGELATRRSKHRLNETRENN